Genomic DNA from Candidatus Sulfurimonas marisnigri:
GAACTACCCATAGAGCAAAAATGAGAATTCCCAAGTGGGTTGATGATATGTATGGAGACAAAAGTAAATAAGCCGCCCACAAGATTGAACCTAGTAAAACCCCAATAAGAGGGTAAAACATAGCCGCATGACCGTTTATACCTTTGTGGAAATTGTGAACTTTGAAAAAAGGGAGAGTAGTTAACATTGAGAGTGCGAGTGCGAAACCTCTGAAAATATTTTTCATTTAATCCTCGTTGATATGCCGGCGATGGTGTGGTAGACTTCATCACAATCAGAAGCTATCAGTTGAGATAGTTTCCCGCTGATGTCTACAAACTCACGTGCTAGTTTATTGTCAGGTATTATGCCACAACCAACATCATTTAAAACAAAAACTATCGTTTTATCAAGCTTTAAAACAGACTCTAACTCTCTAACCATATCTTCAAAACTTCTTTTATGATGTAGCATATTATTAATCCACATGCTGACACACTCAACTAAAACAGAACTCTTACATGTAGAGACAATTTTTAGTATTTCTAGCGG
This window encodes:
- a CDS encoding bifunctional adenosylcobinamide kinase/adenosylcobinamide-phosphate guanylyltransferase, translated to MKKTLFIGGIKSGKSLNAQKYILQNSHFPKPVYLATTEFIDEEMRTRVEAHKLSRADEFETIEEPLEILKIVSTCKSSVLVECVSMWINNMLHHKRSFEDMVRELESVLKLDKTIVFVLNDVGCGIIPDNKLAREFVDISGKLSQLIASDCDEVYHTIAGISTRIK